The Thermoplasmata archaeon genomic interval GGCGCGCCCGGCACGGTCCTCCTCGGACGAATCGATCCGCGTGCGAACTGGGAGCAGCTCGGAGCCCTGGATACGGACCGCGCGGCGTCCGTCCAAGCCGGATGGATGCTCCCCTCCTCGCACCTCTTGCTCTACGAATCGCCGCACAACGCGGCGCGCCGGATCGCGAGCGAGCAGCTCGCGCGTCCCGGCCTCCGCCTCGGCGCTCCGATCGTGGTCTCGGACGCTTCTCCCCGATCGGACGCAGCGCCCGGCGAAATGCACTGGGACCTGGGGTTCATCTTCTCCGGCGAGTGGCCGCGGACCTCGGACGCGCCTCCGGCCCCGTGGTCGCGCCTGGAGCTGGTCGATCTCTCGGGGCTTCGCCGCTCCGATATCGTTCGGGGACAGGCCGATATTCTCGTGTACGCCGGGCGAACGGTCGACGCGTAACGGATCGAACGTTCCCGTTGCCGGCCCATCGAACTACAGAGGCCGAGACGCCAGCGCCCAGACGCCACTCTCGGTGGAAGCGCACGCGATGCACGGACCGGGAGCGCGAGGTTCCAGAGGGAGAGGGCCTTCGGGGGTCCCGAGCACCGACCCATCGATCGCCTCTTCGATCTTGCGACCGCAGGGCTCCCCACCGCACCAGCGGACCACCCGGATCTGGGTAGATCCCGCGAGTTCCGCGAGGGTATCGGCGTACGCAAAGGATGCCCGGAAGCGCTCCGTAGCCTGCTCCGTCAGCGCACGATCGAAGTCGGCGAGGCGCCGATCGACCTCCGCCTCGACGTGCTCCAGCGGGAAGGTCGATTTGCGGCCGAGTCGGTCGGTGGCCGATACCGTTCCCTGTTCCGCCTCGCGGCGACCGATCTCCAGGCGAAGCGGGGCGCCGCGGAGCTCCCAGAAGTAGTACTTCGCTCCGGGTCGCGCGTCGGTGGCATCGACATGGACCCGCCGTCCGCCCTGTCGCAGTCGGGTCGCGATCCCCTGCGCCATCGCGATCGGGTCCGCGGTGCCCGCGGCGGCCGGGATCGGGACAATGACGATCTGGTGGGGAGCGATCGCGGACGGGAAGACGACCCCCTTGGCATCCCCGTGGACGGCCACGATGGCTCCGAGAAGCCGCTCCGAAAGTCCGAAGGTCGTTTGGTGGGCGAAGTGGGAGCTCCCATCGCTCGCCTCGTACTGGATCCCGTACGGTCGGGAGAAGTTCTCCCGGTAGTGGTGGATACTGCCGATCTGGAGCGTCCGCCCTTCCCCGAGCGGGATGTCGAGGGCGATCGAGTAGAACGCTCCGGCGAACTTGTCCCACTCCGGGCGGCGAACGGGAATGTACGGCAGATCGAAGGCCTCAGCCATCTTCGCGAAGGCGCCGAGATTGGAGGCGACCCGCGCCGTCGCAGTGTCCTCGTCCGCTTGGCAGGTGTGCTCCTCGAAGAAATGGATCTCGCGAACGCGCATGAACGGCCGCGTCGTCTTCGTCTCGTAGCGGAAGGTGTTCACGATCTGGTAGACATTGAGCGGAAGGTCCCGGTGCGATCGCACCCAGAGCGAGAAGATCGGGTACATCGCGGTCTCGCTGGTCGGGCGGAGCACCAGAGGTACGTCCAGTTCGGCGAGTCCCCCCTTGGTCACCCAGTAGACCTGGGCGTTGAACCCCTGGATGTGCTCGGCTTCCTTGGCGAACTCCGTCGAGGGGATCAGCGCCGGGAACTCGACCGCGTCCGATCCCGTCGCTTCGATCTCGCGGATGAGCACCGCATCGAGGCATCGTCGGGCACGGAACCCGTACGGGGTCCAGACGTTCATCCCCTTGACCGGGTAGCGCTTGTCCGTGAGCTGGGCCGCCTCGATGACCTCGAGGTACCATTCGATGAACGCGGTGCGCTTGTCCGGAAGCTCGCCCATGGGCGCTTCGATGAGGGGGGCCCCTGGATTATAACCATGACCCGACACGCGCTCCTCCCGACTCGGCGAAGCTTGCCCGGAACCCGTTGGACTCAAGACCCCCGCCCGGCTCCGTCGTGCGAGTGGACCGGCGATGTGGGGAAGCGGGGGACGCGAGGAGCCGTGGACAGGGGGCCCCAGAGGACGAGGGCCGCCGATCGACCCGCACGCGACGGTCCTTCCCCGCCTGTTCGTCATGCTCCTGCTCACCGGGCTGTTCGCCGAGTTCGTCATCGGCGTCGGCGTGTCGGTCTGGGGCCCGAGCATCCCCTCCTCCGTCTCCACGCTCTTCGGACCGGGCGCGGGCTCGTACGGGTGGCTCTCGGTGCACGCCGTTCTCGCAGTCCTGCTCGTGCTCCTCGGGATCGCCCTCGTCGCCATGGTCGGACGTCTCCACCGCCGCCGCCTCACGTTCGGGGCGGTCGGTGGGTTCCTGTTCGTCCTGCTCTCGGCCCTGTCCGGCTATGGGTACATCGCGAGCTCGGGCAACGCGCTCTATGCCGTCTTCATGGCGATCTTCTTCCTGATCGGCTGGAGCGCGTACGCCCGGCTGTCGATGCAGCTGCGGCACGCCGC includes:
- the proS gene encoding proline--tRNA ligase, whose translation is MGELPDKRTAFIEWYLEVIEAAQLTDKRYPVKGMNVWTPYGFRARRCLDAVLIREIEATGSDAVEFPALIPSTEFAKEAEHIQGFNAQVYWVTKGGLAELDVPLVLRPTSETAMYPIFSLWVRSHRDLPLNVYQIVNTFRYETKTTRPFMRVREIHFFEEHTCQADEDTATARVASNLGAFAKMAEAFDLPYIPVRRPEWDKFAGAFYSIALDIPLGEGRTLQIGSIHHYRENFSRPYGIQYEASDGSSHFAHQTTFGLSERLLGAIVAVHGDAKGVVFPSAIAPHQIVIVPIPAAAGTADPIAMAQGIATRLRQGGRRVHVDATDARPGAKYYFWELRGAPLRLEIGRREAEQGTVSATDRLGRKSTFPLEHVEAEVDRRLADFDRALTEQATERFRASFAYADTLAELAGSTQIRVVRWCGGEPCGRKIEEAIDGSVLGTPEGPLPLEPRAPGPCIACASTESGVWALASRPL